One stretch of Variovorax sp. 54 DNA includes these proteins:
- a CDS encoding rhomboid family protein, producing the protein MFYAIPLENKPSWHNPPWMTVLLILLNMIVFWGPQRSEDNGRERAAQFYVQSVLPELELPPFVEWLEKTDPKRGKMARRALRHEEAYPQLLEALQNDQPFLKKLRTDEVVTPANPRFDEWQRERRQYEAMLPPPFTERWSLDQNKGAALKPWTWVTAAFLHADTGHLLGNMLFLFLFGFSVELALGRGTYLCFYLLGAVGSSLLASWAYAGNGGHGLGASGAISALMGMYAVMYRLRRIRFFYQLFFYFSYVTAPALLLLPAWIANELLQQWMGDQGVGYMAHLGGLLTGAALMAGAMWLGRVKTPETVKSEMVTDDHRFDQHVAAARKLSAAMKFEPACAEWRAAATLRPGDTDTLRAWFNTARLQPASDDFHQAARRIFRLPATDEDTLALQHSSFTTYLDQARPGVRLKPDDMARLARRFARIRQFGDADKLCRILLKTAPDHPELADTLSVCANGLLHAGERERAMGLLPHLLRLAPNDMVTRALQRT; encoded by the coding sequence ATGTTCTACGCCATCCCGCTCGAAAACAAACCGAGCTGGCACAACCCGCCGTGGATGACGGTGCTGCTGATCCTCTTGAACATGATCGTGTTCTGGGGTCCGCAGCGCAGCGAAGACAACGGCCGCGAGCGCGCCGCGCAGTTCTACGTGCAGAGCGTGCTGCCCGAACTGGAGCTGCCGCCCTTCGTCGAGTGGCTTGAGAAGACCGACCCCAAGCGCGGCAAGATGGCGCGCCGCGCGCTGCGGCATGAAGAGGCCTACCCGCAGCTGCTCGAAGCGCTGCAGAACGACCAGCCCTTCCTGAAGAAGCTGCGCACCGACGAGGTCGTGACGCCCGCGAACCCGCGCTTCGACGAGTGGCAACGCGAACGCCGCCAGTACGAGGCGATGCTGCCCCCGCCTTTCACCGAGCGCTGGTCGCTCGACCAGAACAAGGGCGCCGCGCTCAAGCCCTGGACCTGGGTCACCGCCGCCTTCCTGCATGCCGACACCGGCCACCTGCTGGGCAACATGCTGTTCCTCTTTTTGTTCGGCTTCTCGGTCGAGCTGGCGCTGGGGCGCGGCACCTACCTGTGCTTCTACCTGCTGGGCGCCGTCGGCTCGTCGCTGCTGGCCAGCTGGGCCTATGCCGGCAACGGCGGCCACGGCCTGGGCGCTTCGGGCGCGATCTCGGCGCTGATGGGCATGTACGCCGTGATGTACCGGCTGCGGCGCATCCGGTTCTTCTACCAGCTGTTTTTCTATTTCAGCTACGTCACTGCGCCCGCCCTGCTCTTGCTGCCGGCCTGGATCGCCAACGAGCTGCTGCAGCAATGGATGGGGGACCAGGGCGTCGGCTACATGGCCCACCTGGGCGGCCTGCTGACGGGCGCGGCGCTGATGGCCGGCGCCATGTGGCTGGGCCGTGTGAAGACACCCGAGACCGTGAAGTCGGAAATGGTGACCGACGACCACCGCTTCGACCAGCACGTGGCCGCCGCGCGCAAGCTGTCGGCGGCGATGAAGTTCGAGCCCGCCTGCGCCGAATGGCGCGCCGCCGCCACCCTGCGCCCCGGCGACACCGACACGCTGCGCGCCTGGTTCAACACCGCGCGCCTGCAGCCCGCCAGCGACGACTTCCACCAGGCCGCGCGCCGCATCTTCCGCCTGCCCGCCACCGATGAAGACACGCTGGCGCTGCAGCACAGCAGCTTCACGACCTACCTCGACCAGGCCAGGCCGGGCGTGCGCCTGAAGCCCGACGACATGGCCCGGCTGGCCCGCCGCTTTGCGCGCATCCGCCAGTTCGGCGATGCCGACAAGCTCTGCCGCATCCTGCTGAAGACCGCGCCCGACCACCCCGAGCTGGCCGACACGCTCTCGGTGTGCGCCAACGGGCTGCTGCACGCGGGCGAACGCGAGCGCGCGATGGGCCTGCTGCCGCACCTGCTGCGGCTGGCGCCCAACGACATGGTCACGCGCGCGTTGCAGCGCACATAA
- the argH gene encoding argininosuccinate lyase — MTQNQLDKKSEAWSALFSEPMSDLVKRYTSSVFFDKRLWQADIEGSLAHAGMLAAQGIISVTDHAAIERGMTQIRGEIEAGSFEWKLDLEDVHLNIEARLTQLVGDAGKRLHTGRSRNDQVATDVRLWLRGEIDLIGDLLVDLQKALVDIAEKNVEVILPGFTHLQVAQPVSFGHHMLAYVEMFSRDAERMGEVRRRVNRLPLGAAALAGTSYPLDRELVARTLKMDSVCQNSLDAVSDRDFAIEFTAAASLCMVHVSRLSEELIIWMSQNFGFINIADRFTTGSSIMPQKKNPDVPELARGKTGRVVGHLMALITLMKGQPLAYNKDNQEDKEPLFDTVDTLKDTLRIFAEMIGGITVKPEAMEAAALRGYATATDLADYLVKKGLPFRDAHETVAHAVKAATSHQVDLSELPLSVLQQFNPNIEKDVYDVLSLRGSLNARNVLGGTAPVQVKAQVARHRARLG; from the coding sequence ATGACCCAAAACCAACTCGACAAGAAATCCGAAGCCTGGTCGGCCCTGTTCTCCGAACCGATGAGCGACCTGGTGAAGCGCTACACCTCCAGCGTCTTCTTCGACAAGCGCCTCTGGCAAGCCGACATCGAGGGCTCGCTGGCGCACGCCGGCATGCTCGCGGCCCAGGGCATCATCAGCGTGACGGACCACGCCGCCATCGAGCGCGGCATGACGCAGATCCGCGGCGAGATCGAGGCCGGCAGCTTCGAATGGAAGCTCGACCTCGAGGACGTGCACCTGAACATCGAGGCCCGCCTGACCCAGCTGGTCGGCGACGCCGGCAAGCGCCTGCACACCGGCCGCAGCCGCAACGACCAGGTCGCCACCGACGTGCGCCTGTGGCTGCGCGGCGAAATCGACCTCATCGGCGACCTGCTGGTCGACCTGCAAAAAGCGCTGGTCGACATCGCCGAGAAGAACGTCGAGGTGATCCTGCCCGGCTTCACCCACCTGCAGGTGGCCCAGCCCGTGAGCTTCGGCCACCACATGCTGGCGTATGTGGAAATGTTCAGCCGCGACGCCGAGCGCATGGGCGAGGTGCGCCGCCGCGTCAACCGCCTGCCGCTGGGCGCCGCCGCGCTGGCCGGCACCAGCTACCCGCTCGACCGCGAACTGGTGGCGCGCACCCTGAAGATGGACAGCGTCTGCCAGAACAGCCTGGACGCCGTGAGCGACCGCGACTTCGCGATCGAGTTCACCGCCGCCGCCAGCCTGTGCATGGTTCACGTGAGCCGCCTGAGCGAAGAACTCATCATCTGGATGAGCCAGAACTTCGGCTTCATCAACATCGCCGACCGCTTCACCACGGGCTCGTCGATCATGCCGCAGAAGAAAAATCCCGACGTGCCCGAGCTGGCGCGCGGCAAGACCGGCCGCGTGGTCGGTCACCTGATGGCGCTCATCACGCTCATGAAGGGCCAGCCGCTGGCCTACAACAAGGACAACCAGGAAGACAAGGAGCCGCTGTTCGACACCGTCGACACGCTCAAGGACACCCTGCGCATCTTTGCCGAGATGATCGGCGGCATCACCGTGAAGCCCGAGGCCATGGAAGCCGCGGCGCTGCGCGGCTACGCCACCGCCACCGACCTGGCCGACTACCTCGTGAAGAAGGGCCTGCCCTTCCGCGACGCGCACGAAACCGTGGCCCACGCCGTGAAGGCCGCCACCTCGCACCAGGTCGATCTGTCGGAGCTGCCGCTGTCGGTGCTGCAGCAGTTCAACCCGAACATCGAAAAAGACGTGTACGACGTGCTGAGCCTGCGCGGCTCGCTCAATGCACGCAACGTGCTGGGCGGCACTGCACCCGTGCAGGTCAAAGCACAAGTCGCCCGCCACCGCGCCCGCCTGGGCTAG
- a CDS encoding LytR/AlgR family response regulator transcription factor has translation MSLKTLIVDDEALARSRLRTLLRDCSSPAAEVTAEAAQGEEALAHLAAMDLDLVLLDVHMPGVDGIEVARALRSRPDAPAVVFVTAHASHAVTAFELEAVDYLTKPVRAERLQQALQKAERFLKERRASQPAAEATPESVLIQDRGRAERVPLSEVLYLKSEYKYLTVRTATRSHILDGSLNDFEERYPNRFLRVHRNALVARSAIRALERYDDGEDAEGWALRLDSVPEPVAVSRRQLAAVREMLKESR, from the coding sequence ATGAGCCTCAAGACCCTGATCGTTGACGACGAAGCCCTGGCCCGTTCGCGCCTGCGCACGCTGCTGCGCGACTGCAGCTCGCCCGCCGCCGAGGTGACGGCCGAAGCCGCGCAGGGCGAGGAGGCGCTGGCGCACCTGGCCGCGATGGACCTCGACCTGGTGCTGCTCGACGTGCACATGCCCGGCGTCGACGGCATCGAGGTGGCGCGCGCGCTGCGCAGTCGGCCCGACGCGCCGGCCGTGGTGTTCGTGACGGCGCATGCCAGCCACGCGGTCACGGCCTTCGAGCTGGAGGCGGTCGACTACCTCACCAAGCCCGTGCGCGCCGAGCGGCTGCAGCAGGCGCTGCAGAAGGCCGAGCGCTTCCTGAAGGAGCGTCGCGCGTCGCAGCCGGCCGCCGAGGCCACGCCCGAGTCCGTACTCATCCAGGACCGGGGCCGCGCCGAGCGCGTGCCGCTGTCCGAGGTGCTGTATCTCAAGTCCGAATACAAGTACCTCACGGTGCGCACCGCCACGCGCAGCCACATCCTCGACGGCTCGCTCAATGACTTCGAAGAGCGCTACCCGAACCGCTTCCTGCGCGTGCACCGCAACGCGCTGGTGGCGCGCTCGGCCATCCGCGCACTCGAGCGCTACGACGACGGCGAAGACGCCGAAGGCTGGGCGCTGCGGCTCGATTCGGTGCCCGAGCCCGTGGCGGTGTCGCGCCGCCAGCTGGCCGCGGTGCGCGAGATGCTCAAGGAATCGCGATGA
- a CDS encoding MFS family transporter yields the protein MTAIASSSTSAGASSPDATSDNHTPYTFEEKRKRIFAIFAASSGNLVEWFDFYVYAFCAIYFAPSFFPKSDPTVQLLNTAGVFAAGFLMRPIGGWIFGRLADRKGRKTSMVTSVVMMCVGSLIIACLPTYAQIGAWAPALLLAARLLQGLSVGGEYGTTATYMSEVAMRGQRGFFSSFQYVTLIGGQLLAVVAVVVLQQLLTEAELKAWGWRIPFVLGALAAVVALMLRRTLTETASTKTRAAKGAGSVAELFKHHKRAFLVVLGYTAGGSLIFYTFTTYMQKYLVNSAGMSIKTASNVMTACLFLYMCMQPLFGALSDRIGRRSNMLLFGALGMLMTVPVLSNLQSVSSPLVAGVLITLALAVVSFYTSISGIVKAEMFPPEVRALGVGLSYAVGNAIFGGSAEYVALGLKSIGHESYFYWYVTAMMGVAFLVSLLLPKQATYLHNDK from the coding sequence ATGACCGCCATTGCCAGCAGCAGCACGAGCGCCGGCGCTTCCAGCCCGGACGCGACCAGCGACAACCACACCCCCTACACCTTCGAGGAAAAGCGCAAGCGCATCTTCGCCATCTTTGCCGCTTCGTCAGGCAATCTGGTGGAGTGGTTCGACTTCTACGTCTACGCCTTCTGCGCGATCTACTTCGCGCCCTCGTTCTTCCCCAAGTCGGACCCGACGGTCCAGCTGCTGAACACGGCCGGCGTGTTCGCCGCGGGCTTTCTGATGCGCCCGATCGGCGGCTGGATCTTCGGCCGGCTGGCCGACCGCAAGGGCCGCAAGACGTCGATGGTGACCTCGGTCGTCATGATGTGCGTGGGCTCGCTGATCATTGCCTGCCTGCCCACCTACGCGCAGATCGGCGCCTGGGCGCCCGCGCTGCTGCTGGCCGCGCGCCTGCTGCAGGGCCTGTCGGTCGGCGGCGAGTACGGCACCACCGCCACCTACATGAGCGAAGTGGCGATGCGCGGCCAGCGCGGCTTCTTCTCGTCGTTCCAGTACGTCACGCTGATCGGCGGCCAGCTGCTGGCCGTGGTGGCCGTGGTGGTGCTGCAGCAGCTGCTCACCGAGGCCGAACTCAAGGCCTGGGGCTGGCGCATTCCCTTCGTGCTGGGCGCCCTGGCCGCCGTCGTGGCGCTGATGCTGCGCCGCACGCTGACCGAGACCGCCAGCACCAAGACCCGCGCCGCCAAGGGCGCCGGCAGCGTCGCCGAGCTGTTCAAGCACCACAAGCGCGCCTTCCTCGTGGTGCTGGGCTACACGGCCGGCGGCTCGCTGATCTTCTACACCTTCACCACCTACATGCAGAAGTACCTGGTGAACTCGGCCGGCATGTCGATCAAGACGGCCAGCAACGTGATGACGGCCTGCCTCTTCCTGTACATGTGCATGCAGCCGCTGTTCGGCGCGCTGTCGGACCGCATCGGCCGGCGCAGCAACATGCTGCTGTTCGGCGCCCTGGGCATGCTGATGACGGTGCCCGTGCTGAGCAACCTGCAAAGCGTGAGCAGCCCGCTGGTGGCCGGCGTGCTGATCACGCTGGCGCTGGCGGTGGTGAGCTTCTACACCTCGATCAGCGGCATCGTGAAGGCCGAGATGTTCCCGCCCGAAGTGCGCGCGCTGGGCGTGGGCCTGTCGTACGCGGTGGGCAACGCCATCTTCGGCGGCAGCGCCGAGTACGTGGCGCTGGGCCTGAAGTCGATCGGCCACGAGTCGTACTTCTACTGGTACGTGACGGCGATGATGGGCGTGGCCTTCCTGGTCAGCCTGCTGCTGCCGAAGCAGGCGACGTACCTGCACAACGACAAGTAA
- a CDS encoding OprD family outer membrane porin yields the protein MLGTTALAAEGGGFVEDTRWRVLQRSVYEHRSYLHGDRSNGGRNASLPRARRSDHAQEWGYGVMGTLESGFTPGWIGFGVDAHASFARSLDGDDLRVGKIRMLPVDGAGYAQDGIARGGVALKARISATVLAVGEQRVKTPVFSASDTRLLPETMRGWLLTSREFDTLTLQVGRFTGSTDRHARGTNHPLIVNYLDPKSPRGDVFDFAGGTWKGSASLSLTAYVARLKDTWNTGYLGAHYTVPLADKRALSFDLHVYRSKDTGRALAGPVDNTTASLMSTYTHGPHRVGLGWQKVAGDTPFDYVTRGAVWLGNAAQLSDFNAPHERSWQLRYEVDAARWGAPGLSLGAAYIRGSGIDGSRAPARGGYAWLGYGQGGRHWERDLWLRYTVPQGRAKGLAFLLRYGEHRNNKAQAELNTRQIRVALEYPIGND from the coding sequence ATGCTGGGCACCACCGCCCTGGCGGCCGAAGGCGGCGGCTTCGTCGAGGACACGCGCTGGCGCGTGCTCCAGCGCAGCGTGTACGAGCACCGGAGCTATCTGCACGGCGACCGCAGCAACGGCGGGCGCAATGCCTCGTTGCCCCGGGCGCGGCGCAGCGACCACGCGCAGGAGTGGGGCTACGGCGTCATGGGCACCCTCGAGTCCGGCTTCACGCCGGGCTGGATCGGCTTCGGCGTGGACGCGCATGCCTCGTTCGCGCGCAGCCTCGACGGCGACGATCTGCGCGTCGGCAAGATCCGCATGCTGCCGGTGGACGGCGCGGGCTACGCGCAGGACGGCATCGCGCGCGGCGGCGTGGCGCTGAAGGCGCGCATCTCCGCCACCGTGCTGGCGGTGGGCGAACAACGTGTGAAGACGCCGGTCTTCAGTGCATCCGACACGCGCCTGCTGCCCGAGACCATGCGCGGCTGGTTGCTCACCAGCCGTGAGTTCGACACGCTCACGCTGCAGGTCGGCCGCTTCACCGGGTCGACCGACCGCCATGCGCGCGGCACGAACCATCCGCTCATCGTCAATTACCTCGACCCGAAGTCACCGCGCGGCGACGTGTTCGACTTTGCCGGCGGCACCTGGAAGGGAAGCGCTTCGCTGTCGCTCACGGCCTACGTCGCGCGCCTGAAGGACACCTGGAACACCGGCTACCTGGGGGCCCACTACACGGTGCCGCTGGCAGACAAGCGCGCGTTGTCCTTCGACCTGCACGTGTACCGCAGCAAGGACACGGGCCGTGCGCTGGCCGGCCCGGTGGACAACACCACCGCCAGCCTCATGTCCACCTACACCCACGGCCCCCACCGCGTGGGCCTGGGCTGGCAGAAGGTCGCGGGCGACACGCCGTTCGACTATGTGACGCGCGGCGCCGTCTGGCTCGGCAATGCGGCGCAGCTGTCCGACTTCAACGCGCCGCACGAGCGGTCGTGGCAGCTGCGCTACGAAGTCGATGCCGCGCGTTGGGGCGCGCCCGGGTTGAGCCTGGGCGCCGCCTACATCCGCGGCAGCGGCATCGACGGCAGCCGCGCGCCGGCGCGCGGAGGCTACGCATGGCTGGGCTACGGGCAGGGCGGCCGGCACTGGGAGCGCGACTTGTGGCTGCGCTACACCGTCCCGCAGGGCCGCGCCAAGGGCCTGGCCTTCCTGCTGCGCTATGGCGAGCACCGCAACAACAAGGCGCAGGCCGAACTCAACACGCGCCAGATCCGCGTCGCGCTGGAGTACCCGATCGGCAATGACTGA
- a CDS encoding DUF1624 domain-containing protein, translating into MSDVSSASLPPRAGAPARLLSIDALRGLVILFMLLDHVRETFYLHHQVPDPMLVAQTPPALFFGRLLAHLCAPVFVFLTGLSAFLYGAKQADGRAAASSFLWKRGVFLVVLEVTVVNFAWTFQFPPATVFLQVIWVIGLSMLALSALVWLPRRALVVLGVVLVAGHNLLDGLHFPVGHVLHVPWAVLHDRGWIEVSDALRLRTSYPLLPWIGVIALGYVAGPWFLPGADAPQRQQRLLAWAVGLLVGFVLLRALDVYGDKPWVAGDSALTTAMAFLNITKYPPSLLFIALTLGVGLWLLRLFERRQGAAWLAPLAVFGAAPMFFYVLHLYVLKFLYLGAEATWGPNQGRLFGFDAVWMVWLTTGALAFALYPAVRAFAALKARRRDIAWLKYL; encoded by the coding sequence ATGTCCGACGTTTCATCCGCCTCCTTGCCACCCCGCGCCGGCGCCCCGGCCCGGCTGCTCTCCATCGACGCGCTGCGCGGCCTCGTGATCCTGTTCATGCTGCTGGACCACGTGCGCGAAACCTTCTACCTGCACCACCAGGTGCCCGACCCGATGCTCGTGGCGCAGACGCCGCCGGCGCTGTTCTTCGGCCGCCTGCTGGCGCACCTGTGCGCGCCGGTGTTCGTGTTCCTGACCGGGCTGTCGGCCTTCCTCTACGGCGCCAAGCAGGCGGACGGCCGCGCGGCGGCGTCCTCGTTCCTGTGGAAGCGGGGCGTGTTCCTCGTGGTGCTGGAGGTCACGGTCGTCAACTTCGCGTGGACCTTCCAGTTCCCGCCGGCCACGGTGTTCCTGCAGGTGATCTGGGTGATCGGGCTGTCGATGCTGGCGTTGTCGGCGCTGGTGTGGCTGCCGCGCCGGGCGCTGGTCGTGTTGGGCGTGGTGCTGGTGGCGGGGCACAACCTGCTCGACGGCCTGCACTTTCCCGTGGGCCATGTGTTGCACGTGCCCTGGGCCGTGCTGCACGACCGGGGCTGGATCGAGGTGTCCGACGCCTTGAGGCTGCGCACGTCGTACCCGCTGCTGCCGTGGATCGGCGTGATCGCGCTGGGCTATGTCGCCGGGCCGTGGTTCCTGCCCGGCGCCGATGCGCCGCAGCGCCAGCAGCGGCTGCTCGCGTGGGCCGTGGGCCTGCTCGTCGGCTTCGTGTTGCTGCGCGCACTCGACGTCTACGGCGACAAGCCCTGGGTGGCGGGGGACAGCGCGCTGACGACCGCGATGGCCTTCCTGAACATCACCAAGTACCCGCCGTCGCTGCTGTTCATTGCACTGACGCTCGGCGTGGGGCTGTGGCTGCTGCGCCTGTTCGAGCGCCGGCAGGGCGCGGCATGGCTCGCGCCGCTGGCCGTGTTCGGCGCGGCGCCCATGTTCTTCTACGTGCTGCACCTGTACGTGCTCAAGTTCCTCTATCTGGGGGCCGAGGCGACATGGGGCCCCAACCAGGGCCGCTTGTTCGGCTTCGACGCTGTCTGGATGGTGTGGCTGACCACCGGGGCGCTGGCCTTTGCGCTGTACCCGGCGGTGCGCGCCTTCGCGGCCCTGAAGGCGCGGCGCCGCGACATCGCGTGGCTCAAGTACCTGTGA
- a CDS encoding response regulator transcription factor: protein MNAPLLANHLCVVDDDEAVRRSLGLLLLSRGHAVQAFASGEAFLAGADLQRPGCAILDLRMEGMSGLQVFDALRAQDSPLVVIFLSGHGDIPMAVEAVQNGAFGWLEKPCNDERLLDSIAKALHKAEEVAVRRHARQAAQALWAKLTPREMQVARLVAEGLPNKRIAQELAPLELRTVETHRAHMFAKLGFSSSLELDRFLREHGL from the coding sequence GTGAACGCACCCCTGCTTGCCAACCACCTGTGCGTCGTCGACGACGACGAGGCCGTGCGCCGCTCTCTGGGCCTGCTGCTGCTGTCGCGCGGCCATGCGGTGCAGGCCTTCGCCTCGGGCGAGGCCTTTTTGGCCGGTGCCGACCTGCAGCGCCCGGGCTGCGCCATCCTCGACCTGCGCATGGAGGGCATGAGCGGCCTGCAGGTGTTCGACGCGCTGCGCGCGCAGGACAGCCCGCTGGTCGTGATCTTCCTGTCCGGGCACGGCGACATTCCGATGGCCGTCGAGGCGGTGCAGAACGGCGCCTTCGGCTGGCTGGAGAAACCCTGCAACGACGAGCGCCTGCTCGACAGCATCGCCAAGGCGCTGCACAAGGCCGAAGAGGTCGCCGTGCGCCGCCACGCCCGGCAGGCCGCGCAGGCGCTGTGGGCCAAGCTCACGCCGCGCGAGATGCAGGTCGCCCGGCTCGTGGCCGAAGGCCTGCCCAACAAGCGCATCGCGCAGGAACTCGCGCCGCTGGAGCTGCGCACGGTGGAAACGCACCGGGCGCACATGTTTGCGAAGCTGGGCTTTTCGAGCAGCCTGGAGCTGGACCGCTTCCTGCGCGAGCACGGTCTCTAG
- a CDS encoding sensor histidine kinase produces the protein MRNPAILSASSPSTSAASPERARTPVRGGPALFDACQIGVVLRTVVFVEAVVAVATLFVVGSFGEWLVQAATVTGGALPATLLWLVAACGLKKQLRRLPPPGQYAAGAVLGAVASLYGCGLLRLTGVIASAPWLASALAGALFAGLVMAAMVLRARGQTPAATTARLEELQSRIRPHFLFNTLNSAIALVREEPAKAETMLEDLAELFRQALTVPGESGTLADEIALAERYLAIEQVRFGDRLRIRWDLDAAASDARLPPLLLQPLVENAIKHGVEPSPDGGKLRIRTERRGGMVVIEVVNSLPPLRWADQPLPRGHGIALDNVRERLRLLHDMQMQFSAGMDQKNYRVRIAIPADSAESP, from the coding sequence ATGCGCAACCCGGCGATTTTATCGGCCAGCTCCCCCTCCACGTCCGCCGCGTCGCCGGAACGTGCGCGCACGCCCGTGCGCGGCGGCCCGGCGTTGTTCGACGCCTGCCAGATCGGCGTGGTGCTGCGCACCGTGGTGTTCGTCGAAGCGGTGGTGGCGGTGGCCACGCTGTTCGTGGTCGGCTCCTTCGGCGAATGGCTGGTGCAGGCGGCCACGGTCACCGGCGGCGCGTTGCCCGCCACGCTGCTGTGGCTGGTGGCGGCCTGCGGGCTCAAGAAGCAATTGCGGCGCCTGCCGCCCCCGGGGCAGTACGCCGCGGGCGCCGTGCTGGGCGCGGTGGCCTCGCTGTATGGCTGCGGCCTGCTGCGCCTGACCGGCGTGATCGCCAGCGCGCCCTGGCTGGCCAGTGCGCTGGCCGGCGCGCTGTTCGCGGGGCTGGTGATGGCGGCCATGGTGCTGCGCGCGCGCGGCCAGACGCCGGCCGCGACCACGGCCCGGCTCGAAGAGCTGCAGTCGCGCATCCGCCCGCACTTTCTGTTCAACACGCTCAACAGCGCCATCGCGCTGGTGCGCGAAGAGCCGGCCAAGGCCGAAACCATGCTCGAAGACCTGGCCGAGCTGTTCCGCCAGGCGCTCACCGTACCGGGCGAATCGGGCACGCTGGCCGACGAGATCGCACTGGCCGAGCGCTACCTCGCCATCGAGCAGGTGCGCTTCGGCGACCGCCTGCGCATCCGCTGGGACCTCGATGCCGCCGCCAGCGACGCGCGCCTGCCGCCGCTGTTGCTGCAGCCATTGGTCGAGAACGCCATCAAGCACGGTGTGGAGCCCAGCCCCGACGGCGGCAAGCTGCGCATCCGCACCGAGCGGCGCGGCGGCATGGTCGTGATCGAGGTGGTCAACAGCCTGCCGCCGCTGCGCTGGGCCGACCAGCCGCTGCCGCGCGGCCATGGCATCGCCCTGGACAACGTGCGCGAGCGGCTGCGCCTCTTGCACGACATGCAGATGCAATTCAGCGCCGGCATGGACCAGAAGAACTACCGCGTACGCATCGCGATTCCCGCAGACTCCGCCGAATCCCCATGA
- a CDS encoding AI-2E family transporter has protein sequence MTDETAGGTTPPPEPRPPASEVPPPAPQPPPEPPAPAPVEAKDEAPGEDATTATTAARRRFVLHMPVDVRSASLVVLAVLASVFALRWGQAVFVPLMLSLMLNYALSPLVERLHRWHVPRWIGSAAILLGLFGGLGWTGYSLSGSASQLLDSLPVAAQKLGQAMRRDKNASATPLDSVQQAAAQLEKAAEENSARVASRKGVARVVIERPGFNVRDYLLSGTVGLLNAMGQLTLVAFLTYFALCSGDTFRRKLIKITGPSLQKKKVTVHVLDDITRNIERYLLVQILVSALVGLATGLAFWLMGVENAAVWGIIAAVTNLIPYIGSVIVLVAAGLMAFLQFSSIEMALLVGGVSLAIHTVVGNLLMPWLTSRTSRMNPVAVFVGVIFWGWLWGIWGLLLGIPITMVIKSICDRVEDLQPIGELLGE, from the coding sequence ATGACCGACGAGACCGCGGGCGGCACGACGCCGCCGCCTGAGCCCCGGCCCCCGGCGTCCGAGGTGCCGCCGCCCGCGCCGCAGCCCCCGCCCGAACCACCGGCGCCTGCGCCGGTGGAGGCGAAGGACGAGGCGCCGGGCGAAGACGCCACGACCGCCACGACCGCCGCGCGCCGGCGCTTCGTGCTGCACATGCCGGTCGACGTGCGCAGCGCCTCGCTCGTGGTGCTGGCCGTGCTCGCCAGCGTCTTCGCGCTGCGCTGGGGGCAGGCCGTGTTCGTGCCGCTGATGCTGAGCCTGATGCTGAACTACGCGCTGTCGCCGCTGGTCGAGCGCCTGCACCGCTGGCACGTGCCGCGCTGGATCGGTTCGGCGGCGATCCTGCTGGGCCTGTTCGGCGGGCTCGGGTGGACCGGCTATTCGCTCTCGGGCAGCGCCTCGCAGCTGCTCGACTCGCTGCCGGTCGCCGCGCAGAAGCTGGGCCAGGCCATGCGCCGCGACAAGAACGCCAGCGCCACGCCGCTGGACAGCGTGCAGCAGGCCGCCGCCCAGCTCGAAAAGGCGGCCGAGGAAAACTCCGCGCGCGTCGCCTCGCGCAAGGGCGTGGCGCGCGTCGTCATCGAGCGGCCGGGCTTCAACGTGCGCGACTACCTGCTCAGCGGCACCGTCGGCCTGCTCAACGCGATGGGGCAGCTCACGCTGGTGGCCTTCCTCACCTACTTCGCGCTGTGTTCGGGCGACACCTTCCGGCGCAAGCTCATCAAGATCACCGGGCCCAGCCTGCAGAAGAAGAAGGTCACGGTGCACGTGCTGGACGACATCACGCGCAACATCGAACGCTACCTGCTGGTGCAGATATTGGTGAGCGCGCTGGTGGGGCTCGCCACCGGCTTGGCGTTCTGGCTCATGGGCGTGGAGAACGCGGCCGTGTGGGGAATCATCGCGGCCGTGACCAACCTCATCCCCTACATCGGCTCGGTGATCGTGCTGGTGGCGGCGGGGCTCATGGCCTTCCTGCAGTTCAGCAGCATCGAGATGGCGCTGCTGGTGGGCGGCGTCTCGCTGGCCATCCACACGGTGGTGGGCAACCTGCTCATGCCCTGGCTCACCAGCCGCACCAGCCGCATGAACCCCGTGGCGGTGTTCGTGGGCGTGATCTTCTGGGGCTGGCTGTGGGGCATCTGGGGGCTGCTGCTGGGCATCCCGATCACCATGGTCATCAAGTCGATCTGCGACCGGGTGGAAGACCTGCAGCCGATCGGCGAGCTGCTGGGCGAGTAG